A window from Melitaea cinxia chromosome 5, ilMelCinx1.1, whole genome shotgun sequence encodes these proteins:
- the LOC123653394 gene encoding F-BAR domain only protein 2 yields the protein MSVNFVDYFANEHNGYDILYQNMKYGLIASKELSEYLRERSNIEESNSKLLAKLAKQANSNCAQGTFAPFWGVLKCSAEKLSNLHQHMFQKVSELVKDVARYADELHKKHKAVKDSESSTLEVVLLIQNTKQALQKAKDVYTSKSAELEKLRKENASAKDIEKAEVKIKKLHEDYRQLAEKYSLVKQDFEKKMTQTCKHFQDVEEAHLKQMKQFVNSYADIIQNNHDLMGQVHRDFKHQCLELTVDKLLEQFLVEKYNSLEKPTLVELPPSLPKPGSANNSISEVDQISTVSNGSHKPTQPAKAPKKEPSFATKTSRRTTSLLNLFTPNFQSKDEPSVSNEGAAPCSAPSSPSGTPATPVAPDKEDNMNRTTLRESKWFLRSRRTKTKLKKSKKKKDEISENSNVGDRSDFEEKEEETATKVDLMNSPEVDDEGFCIRPKDEKGSGYSSSDSDSEEEREQKIHVEIKPISNGNAPMSASVDELRATVENISLYKIGTTRRGSNANASKASSDLLDLNFFQSPNPSNPTSPHGNVSNPYAPLQTNQSHLLESPTPVSTADVGDLFSEVGEMSQSNFRTSTPTISTISLPRPPSRRSEGDFRTAGSSGSRGPSPLTIGMADTIPLAVAFHEIIHSYFRGTEEAKCQVKMSGDMMLSFPTGIVGVLANNPNPAKLCFRLKNIHRLDNVLPNKQLISINAMMSTRDTTVVEFNMPALTSLLKRQSEKNPTAQYFNVDILKYQIRPKTGAASCPLQMVSYWKCERDHTDLKVDYKYNLHAMSPPSPLLNVSVCVPMNGSVKNVIAMPKNTWNSENEQAMWRFTELSQHSEDRGVGSLRARFELSSGPSSKTTISAQFNCEGATLSGIEFELIGSGYRLSLVKRRFVSGKYICDSDT from the coding sequence ATGAGTGTCAACTTTGTAGATTATTTCGCCAACGAGCACAATGGATAcgatatattatatcaaaacatGAAATACGGACTGATAGCTAGCAAAGAGCTCTCGGAGTATCTTAGAGAGAGATCGAATATAGAGGAGTCTAATTCAAAACTCTTGGCTAAATTAGCTAAACAAGCGAATAGCAACTGCGCTCAGGGCACATTTGCACCTTTTTGGGGTGTTCTTAAATGTTCTGCCGAAAAATTATCGAATTTACATCAACACATGTTTCAAAAAGTAAGTGAGCTTGTGAAGGATGTTGCTAGATATGCAGATGAGCTCCATAAGAAGCACAAAGCCGTTAAAGATTCAGAGTCAAGTACACTGGAGGTTGTACTACTCATACAAAACACAAAACAAGCCTTACAAAAAGCAAAAGATGTTTACACATCAAAATCCGCTGAGTTAGAGAAACTTAGAAAGGAAAACGCATCAGCTAAAGATATAGAGAAAGCTgaggttaaaataaaaaagttgcaTGAAGACTATAGACAGTTAGCAGAGAAATATAGCTTAGTGAAACAAGATTTTGAGAAAAAGATGACACAAACTTGTAAACATTTTCAGGATGTTGAGGAGGCCCACTTGAAGCAAATGAAACAGTTCGTAAATTCTTACGCagatataattcaaaacaaTCATGACCTGATGGGCCAGGTCCACAGAGATTTTAAGCACCAGTGCTTAGAACTAACTGTCGACAAACTACTTGAACAGTTCCTTGTTGAGAAATACAATTCATTAGAGAAGCCAACTTTAGTAGAGCTACCTCCATCATTACCAAAGCCTGGTTCTGCTAATAACTCTATATCAGAAGTGGATCAGATATCAACAGTTTCCAATGGCTCTCACAAGCCAACACAACCAGCTAAAGCGCCCAAAAAAGAACCATCTTTTGCTACTAAAACCTCAAGAAGAACTACTTCCCTTCTTAATTTGTTTACACCAAACTTTCAAAGTAAAGATGAGCCGAGTGTAAGTAACGAAGGTGCAGCTCCATGTTCAGCACCTTCAAGTCCAAGTGGAACTCCAGCTACACCTGTAGCTCCGGACAAAGAGGATAACATGAATCGAACTACACTGAGAGAATCAAAATGGTTCCTTAGAAGCCGAAGAACTAAGACTAAActgaaaaaatcaaaaaagaaaaaagatgaAATTTCTGAAAACTCTAATGTTGGTGATAGGTCTGATTTTGAGGAAAAAGAGGAAGAAACTGCTACTAAAGTTGATCTTATGAATTCTCCGGAAGTTGATGATGAAGGTTTTTGTATAAGACCTAAAGATGAGAAGGGTAGTGGGTACTCTTCTTCAGATTCAGATTCTGAAGAAGAGAGAGAACAAAAGATACATGTTGAAATAAAACCAATTAGCAATGGAAATGCTCCAATGTCAGCCAGTGTGGATGAGCTCAGGGCTACAGTTGAAAACATTAGCTTGTACAAAATTGGTACGACCAGACGGGGTTCAAATGCCAATGCAAGTAAAGCAAGCAGTGATTTATTAGACTTGAACTTCTTTCAAAGTCCAAACCCCAGCAACCCAACCTCACCTCACGGTAATGTTTCGAATCCCTATGCTCCATTACAAACGAACCAGTCGCATTTACTCGAAAGTCCCACTCCTGTTTCGACCGCCGATGTAGGCGATTTGTTCTCGGAGGTTGGTGAAATGAGTCAATCGAATTTTCGAAcgtcgacaccaacaatttcgACTATTTCGCTTCCTCGTCCGCCGTCGAGGCGTTCCGAAGGTGATTTCCGTACCGCAGGCTCATCAGGGTCCCGCGGTCCTTCGCCGCTAACAATAGGCATGGCGGATACTATACCCTTAGCGGTAGCTTTCCATGAAATTATACACTCCTACTTCCGAGGGACTGAGGAAGCTaaatgtcaagtaaaaatgTCGGGCGACATGATGCTATCCTTCCCAACAGGCATCGTAGGCGTACTCGCTAATAATCCTAATCCAGCGAAACTTTGTTTTAGGctgaaaaatatacatagacTTGATAACGTTTTGCCTAACAAACAACTAATAAGTATAAACGCCATGATGTCCACTCGCGATACTACAGTCGTAGAATTTAATATGCCCGCGTTAACGTCACTTTTAAAACGACAATCGGAAAAGAATCCAACAGcgcaatattttaatgttgataTTCTGAAGTATCAAATACGACCTAAAACAGGCGCAGCGTCGTGTCCATTACAAATGGTGTCTTATTGGAAATGCGAGCGTGATCACACGGATCTTAAAGTAGATTACAAGTACAATCTTCACGCTATGAGCCCACCTTCACCATTGCTTAATGTCTCTGTGTGCGTACCAATGAATGGTTCCGTTAAAAACGTCATTGCAATGCCTAAAAATACCTGGAATTCAGAAAACGAACAAGCGATGTGGCGCTTTACAGAACTATCGCAACATTCAGAAGATAGAGGCGTAGGTTCGCTGAGAGCCCGTTTCGAGCTGAGTAGCGGACCTTCTTCTAAAACAACAATTTCAGCTCAATTCAATTGCGAAGGGGCAACACTATCGGGCATCGAGTTCGAATTAATTGGGAGCGGGTATCGTCTGTCTCTCGTGAAGCGTCGCTTCGTATCcggaaaatatatttgtgatagcGATACATAA
- the LOC123653395 gene encoding SH3 domain-binding protein 5 homolog, whose translation MEESSFTIPADDNGDTELDPRIQVELEKLNAATDEINKLELELDESMKTFHLLLNETSRRLQGLTKRLGTCVDKSRPYHDAVASATKARSECQRAAVQFQRASELHAAAKETVTLAEQRFVSKQDEWQFDSNWQEVLNHAIIKVMDAEKRKAESGREHQKKAAAYILAERKVTQLEENLKRNIIKSRVYFEEKKLCDEQLQAQNEKIEKLQRLIADAKFRYSKSLKALEEISEEIHRRRGEYPPGKDTIPVGPREPGVGAERDPIHDETQLEGNEKDDESSLQELRMRVRELALKPIDRSDVETDEAWAQELNETINKLDQLLMMKETTQQKKSKFTENTPRNASAPSTSTNTAHKYYPPSDSWKTESNLSRTKSKSREVVYENTNPMSKTEKSKSMMSLDVLALARDTTMMDRESYLKAVIEDKSPTGTYTESNSDRNDSPDDILMVECDSSDSTQNPVIRMTSSTITDSDNS comes from the exons ATGGAAGAATCCTCGTTCACTATTCCAGCTGACGACAATGGAGATACTGAGCTCGATCCTAGAATTCAG GTCGAGTTGGAGAAGCTGAACGCGGCTACCGATGAAATAAACAAGCTGGAACTCGAGCTCGAT GAGTCTATGAAAACGTTCCACCTGCTGCTCAATGAGACTTCACGTAGACTACAAGGTCTGACAAAACGCTTGGGGACATGTGTCGACAAGTCTCGGCCGTATCATGACGCGGTGGCGTCGGCTACCAAGGCGAGGTCGGAGTGCCAGCGAGCTGCGGTGCAGTTCCAGAGAGCTAGTG AACTGCATGCAGCAGCTAAAGAGACTGTGACGCTAGCGGAACAACGTTTTGTGAGCAAGCAAGATGAATGGCAGTTCGATAGCAACTGGCAGGAGGTGCTCAATCATGCTATCATCAAG GTTATGGACGCTGAAAAAAGAAAAGCAGAAAGCGGACGTGAACATCAGAAAAAAGCAGCTGCATACATCCTTGCTGAACGAAAG GTGACACAGCTGGAAGAAAATCTGAaacgaaatattataaaatcaagaGTTTATTTTGAGGAGAAGAAATTATGCGACGAACAGCTTCAAGCGCAAAATGAAAAGATAGAGAAATTACAGCGGCTCATAGCTGACGCTAAGTTCAGATATTCGAAATCCCTCAAAGCTCTTGAGGAGATTTCCGAAGAAATTCACAGACGAAGGGGTGAATATCCTCCAGGAAAAGATACCATACCAGTAGGACCGAGAGAGCCAGGTGTAGGGGCAGAAAGAGATCCAATACACGATGAGACTCAGCTAGAAGGGAATGAAAAAGATGACGAATCGAGTCTACAAGAACTAAGAATGCGCGTCAGAGAATTAGCTCTGAAGCCAATTGACAGAAGTGATGTGGAAACCGACGAAGCGTGGGCGCAGGAGTTAAATGAAACCATAAACAAACTAGATCAATTACTCATGATGAAGGAGACGACTCAGCAAAAGAAATCTAAATTCACTGAAAATACACCGAGAAATGCCAGCGCTCCTTCAACTAGCACTAACACAGCGCACAAATACTACCCACCAAGCGATAGCTGGAAGACTGAATCAAATTTATCGCGAACAAAGTCGAAAAGTCGCGAAGTAGTTTATGAAAATACAAATCCTATGAGTAAAACAGAAAAATCTAAGAGCATGATGTCTTTGGATGTCCTCGCGTTAGCTAGAGACACTACCATGATGGATAGAGAGTCGTACTTGAAGGCAGTTATTGAGGATAAGTCACCGACTGGGACGTATACAGAGAGCAATTCAGATAGGAATGACAGTCCTGATGATATCCTAATGGTGGAATGCGATTCAAGCGACTCTACCCAGAACCCAGTTATCAGAATGACCAGTTCTACCATCACGGATAGTGATAacagttaa